In Cydia pomonella isolate Wapato2018A chromosome 12, ilCydPomo1, whole genome shotgun sequence, the sequence CATATTGGTTCTAATTATTAAAATGTAGAGGCCAATCCAGACGGGACAATTTAATTGCCAATTAcatcataaattaaattagcgTCAATTGCATCTTGGATCCGGGAGCCAGTTTCCTTGAGCCTGATTTACATGTGTGGCATGTGATAACAATATCGCTTGCTTCCTCTAACGCATAACTGCTGTCCCTAAACATGCGTACTAGCCTCTAGCTGGGCTCTAGGTTATGTTGGCATTCTTGCTCGACAGTTTTCGCCCaatttgattaagtaaatatgaactaaattttatttaagattGGGCGAAAATTGTCCCCGTCCGGACTGGCGTAGTAAGGCCAGCACATACTAAACGGTCGAAccactcgtggttcaattttgtactCTTTCACTTTCTCGGTtaccaatattagcacgagtgaTTAAACAATACCTTTGCcttcttgtaaaacaaatatttattgaagAAGTAACTTGGAAGTAACCACGAAATAACTGTCACCATAAATATTCAAGAACATGTTAAGACCTTCTGGGATTGGTTTTGTATTCTATAAAAAATAAGAGCTAAGCCGCTCAAAAGCCAATTTAATGTTTCTTTGACATCTGTTGTTAATGTTTTTCATTGTATTCTTATTTGCTTAGTcgtggagccataacacgaaaaattgattgataatACTCTTGAATATATCGTTATCGCGCCGACGTTGAACTTTTAACCTTGGTTATACCAACATCATTACGAAGTCGAAAGTTATAAAGGTGTCGTGGAACTTCTTGCCTGAGACAGTTTAGTAGTACTACTAGTAGTACTAGTATTTGAAATGAGTCAAAGTCAAGAGAAGGTCCACGTCCACAACAAGGTGACGAAGACCATAGTGTCTTCACCGCACATATACAAGCCCGTTGGACCTTACAGGTTAGTTGTATTGGAATACAattgataaattatttattgcgtACCTACTCACGGCATTCATGGAAAATTCATGGTATTTGGACAAACGACCATCATATATAATATTAGATTaggtatacttaataaaaaaacaggaaagtacctacttactccAGTTCTGATGGGTCTAACACTTAAGTGAGGCGGCTGCTCGTATATAGTAAAGTAATTGCGTGGACGTTTTTTTAGTGGAAGGTAACATATAGTTTTCAAATCTAGTCAAACGAGCTAGTGAAGCGAAGCGAATTTCTTATATTCAACTTGGAACATACGTCTGGCTAGGCACACGCTCCGACGTTTCGATGTTTTTTGGATGAACGATCAGAGGATAGTTAGTTTGTTACGGAATAACTTCAGTAACTTTgttctaattttaaatgaaattatgtaaaagtgtaacttgtaattttttttaagttccaTACTTCGTTTTGTTTAGCATTATAAGAAAGCTACGcgttgacgtgtctttttattgaatctCATCAAAAACACAAATGTGaagagagccaagttcaatattaagtaCAGTTAGTACGATGGTGGTACGTTCCGTTCGCAATTAGAATCGGATTTCGCTTTATCGCGTGCCAAGTCAAAGGCAAGGGTGTTGATTGATGGTTTTGATCGCTACGTTTATAAAGGTCTAACATCTTACTTTGTAAGCAGCTTGAACACAGTCACTTGGCGTATTCAGGGCAGGGGCAGGGCGTAGACCTTACGCGTTCATTATTAACTAAAATCATTTAATACGGGGTGACATCGTGTTTAGGTACAGGTGCTTAAAAACTTGGACTTCAGTTTGAACTTGCATGGATCTTCCACTTAGCTGCAGATGCGctcaaattgaataaaataaaatcaaacgttTATACCCACTGAAGCAGCTTATTGCATCTATAAACTGATAGATAATAAAAGttcataaacaaatattatttcgcAGTTCAGTTAAATAGTAGTCGGGTGAAATCTGTTAAGggacgtgtttattattattatataggttTAGTATATCTTCCCAAAGTTAGTAGGTATTAGCACTAAACTATTAATCACATATAACTCAAACATAACTATTAATCACATAAAATGACGAAGTGTACGAATGTGCATGTAAGGTGCAGTAagttcagagagcggagtttttgaaaagttgtaggtagcgcttttttagatcacaatacgccTGGCAAAAATTGAATTACCAATCTTGAGGCCTGTCTCGAGGGactatcgattcgaatcctgagtttttgactttgcCCGATGGAAAAAAATGACGAACATAGCTTTAAATATATGCAacaaattttgcacaaaagctaaaaattgCTTCTCATAATCGGCATCATGTTTGCCCTCAAGTTATCGattcgttttttatttattatacgtacaaaaaattaaattcaaaaatatgatatccgcgatccggggcgcgcacatccatctcgctcagcacgcttacgctcagtgagagagagaagaacacgaacttactgggcCTTAAACTACCGTGAGTACCTTGGACAGTCAGCTATATAATGGACCCCCCAGATTTACTGGCGAGATGGATAGAATTTTGCCGCATGCTGCATAGAATTTTGCTTGCAAAGGAGGTCAACAATGTACTTATCATTAACATGAGATGATCTGTTTCGCGGCTGAATTGAGATGAAAAATTTGTGTTTCTTAATTAGGTTCtatatacttacattataaattgcTGATTTCAGCCAGGCCATCCTCGTGGACAACAAGACACTGTACGTGTCAGGCACGCTGGGCCTGGATGCCCAGGCACAGCTGGTCTGCGGCGGCGCTGAGGCCCAGACGAGGCAGGCGCTCACCAACATGAAGCACGTGCTGGAGGCCGGCGGCGCTTCGTTGGACTCCGTCATTAAGACCACCATCCTACTGCAGGACATGGCGGATTTCCAGGCCGTCAATCAGGTTTACTCAGAATGTAAGTAGTGAAGGTAACCATTTATTATAAGATGCGCGATGCGCGCATTTTATCTTATCAGACTGCATTAATAGTGACAACACAAAAAGCACTCAGAAATTCAGATGGTGCTCCCGGAGCCGGGTGGTCTAAGGGTCAGCAGCAACTGCTGAATAAGACACCGGGGACATCTACTTATTCTCATTTAAGTTATTCATAAAACTAATACCTAATACCTGCTCATCTCATGTTCAATCCTcatgtatgttaacggcaccaatcatggaacatttaagagaaaatttgaagtgtttttgatatttcaccgacacctgtaaaatttctaccgctttacgctataaaagttgaatgtccaattcgtcctttacgTTTTCTAtgtttaatgaaagctactgcaatcggtttcaatattattaaccaattaaaattgtggttttttgctccagtcacaGATTTAGGATTAACTAGATCTAGATACagctaaggtccgaccgagatctcggtctcggtctcggcattctcggccaaaaatcgagccgagatctcggtctcggctctcggccaaaatgggccgagatttttgccgagaccgagactaggcaatgaattatcattggtgaatttgaattttccgcgcacgagcaCCGAGAtctaagccacccgttggttgcatcgcccgatttgtgtgacgttttttgtgattttgattggtttagtacccacattttaagccaattacttaccaaatactaagtgttgggatcggataggcgcggttgcaagtaatgacttgttcatttgggtcatttcgttttgtggttgttgttattgatgaataaatgagtgtatattgttatcgagatgtaacttagattaacttgttgtgagtggaagatgacactggatattttgatattaaatatatttgtgttatgattattattgttattgtacctctttttgtgctcacccgaactgaaaaaaaaacggccaagtgcgtgtcggaccacgcataatggaaggttccgtaccttcacataatacaaaaaagccgtacaagtaaaagagcgtatgttagtgAGTAGTGACACttttcgtcgttttaataagaagtttgattttttttataactcttaaatggcttaacagaccatattcaaaataattttcctgaaaaaatatttgcttatgaagatattttaaatggttttgctctcccggttcaacagttagaggggatcacactattttttttggagcgattatatccaaaagtatttacttgatcaaaaaaacgttttcagcaacctttatgtatttttaaagacctatctaatgatgagctacatgttttttttttacttttagttacatttatatggagaatatattttacaattttttttcgaaactaagaagcgacttacataatacatctacacctacgttccaaatttggttataaaatatatgctatagtttt encodes:
- the LOC133523540 gene encoding 2-iminobutanoate/2-iminopropanoate deaminase, producing the protein MSQSQEKVHVHNKVTKTIVSSPHIYKPVGPYSQAILVDNKTLYVSGTLGLDAQAQLVCGGAEAQTRQALTNMKHVLEAGGASLDSVIKTTILLQDMADFQAVNQVYSEFFPKDCPARATYQVAKLPAGAAVEIEAIALSGDLVVAEAGPCPCSKE